Part of the Candidatus Desulfatibia profunda genome, AAATTACAGGCATTATGGTCCCTCATATATCCTAATATAGCCTACCTGCAATACATGTGCCATCTACACCTATATCACGTTTTAATTATAAATACAGGGTATTAAGGCAATATTAACAGGGGTTGTGAATAAAAATGACGGATTTGAAAATTACATTTTTGTCATGAAATCGGCGACTGAATTGCAAAAATGTTAGAAGTTGATTTGGACAGAGAATACTTTATCCGGATCTTTATTGTTCAGGAAATATTCGGGCAGCTTCTATTATTTTTAAACTCGCAGATATTCACCCAGCAGGAATGGCCCGGCAACTTACAGTGCCAAAATACCCATCCGTCCACAGGATTACGGGTAATGGAAACCGCTGCTGCTGAAGGCGATAAAAATCTCTTGCCCTTTAAAACCAAAGCACCGCCGAAAACTTTGCCGTAATAGAAATAGCCTTTGTACTTACTGCGGAATTCCGTACCATGGGGAAAAGTAACGCCTTTAATAACCCATGGCCTTAAAGCGTTTGGGCTCTCAAGGCCCATTTGCTGCCTTTTCATGCCGGCCCCCTTGATTTTTTTAATATGTTTTTTTTAGCACATATAATTATTTCTTTCAATAGTTAAGTTGAACTAACAATCTGTATTGTAGTTGACAGGACCGCGACTCTTTTTTATAAGGAAATGACCATGCAAAATTCTCCGCTTGATTTTTTTTACAGGCATACCATCAGTCGCCGGGAATTTTTGTGGCTGACGTCAATATCCGCCGCCGGGGTTCTGGCCGGCTGCGCGGCAAATCCGGTTACCGGAGAATCCCAATTGATGCTGGTATCGGAAAACAAGGAAATCCAGATCGACAAACAACAGTCACCCCATCAATTTTCTTCAGATTACGGAACGCTTCAGGATAAAGCTTTAAATGATTATATCGATCAAACCGGCAAACGGATCGCCGCGCACACTCATCGGCCCCAGATGCCCTATTCGTTCCGGGGTGTGAACGCAACCTACGTGAATGCTTATGCTTTTCCCGGAGGCAGTATCGCCGCAACCCGGGGAATTCTGCTGGCCCTTGATAACGAAGCCGAACTGGCGGCACTGTTGGGACATGAACTCGGTCATGTCAACGCCCGCCATACTGCCGAACAAATGTCCAAGGGCGTACTTACAAACGCCATACTCGGTGGAATCTCGGCCTATGCCGGTGCCAAGAGCGCAACCCTCGGCAAGCTGGCCTCCCAATTAGGAATGTTCGGAGCCGGCGCCCTTTTGGCGTCATATAGCCGGGATAACGAGCGTGAGGCCGACGCCCTGGGGCTGGAGTATATGTCCCAAACCGGATATAATGCCGACGGGTTTGTGGGACTGATGGACATGTTGAGAAACATGTCCAAACATAAACCCGGTGCCATTGAACTGATGTTTGCAACCCATCCCATGAGTGATGAACGCTATGAAACTGCCGTGGAGGCTGTCGGAAACCAATACCGCTTTACCAAGACATTTCCTTTGCACCGGGATCGCTATATGGACCATACGGCCAAGTTGCGGGCAAGCAAAGGAGCCATCGAAGAGATGCAAAAAGGCGAAAAAGCCATGGCCGAGGAGAAATACAGCCAAGCCGAAGATCATTTTAAAACGGCCTTAAAACAGGCACCCGATGATTATGCCGGCCTGCTCATGATGTCCAAATGCCTGCTGGCCCAGAAAAAAGATGCCGAAGCCAAACAGTTTGCAGAAAAAGCCCAACAGGTCTATCCCCAGGAAGCCCAGGCCTATCATCTTTCCGGATTCGCCCAACTTCGTCTCAAGGCATTCGATTCGGCTTATCAAGAATTTACCGAATATGAAAAGTTGCTGCCCGGCAATCCCAACACACTATTCTTTAAAGGGTATTCTCTGGAGGGCCTGCAGCGCATCGAGAAGGCCGCCAACGAATACTATCAATACCTTCAAATCGTCAATCAGGGCCAGCAAGCCCAGCATGCCTACCAGCGCCTGGTGCAATGGGGATACATTAAGCCGCGGCCAAAATAATAACATGAATCATCTTCCAAGCGCGCTTCTAGCTGACGCCGAAAAAAAATGGGAGGCCTTCGTTGCCGCCGCCAAACGTGCAAATATCACGCCTCCGGATGATCCTGAATTTATTGCCGTAGCCAAACGGGTTTTTGTTTTTAGCGATTTTGTCGCCAAAAGCTGCCTACGCTGCCCGGAGCTGCTGAACGACCTTATTGCCAGCACGGATCTTCAAAGACCGTATCATCCGCAAAATTATTCTCAAAAGCTCGAAGCGTCTCTATCCAATCTGCCCGATGCGGAAGATGACGCCGGCCTGGGCAATATCCTCCGACGGATACGTCTCCGTGAAATGGTGCGAATTGCCTGGCGTGACCTGTCCGGCCGGGCCGACCTGGCTGAAACCATGGCCGATCTTTCAGACTTTGCCGACGCGTGTGTGCAACAGGCCCTTGCACTGCTCTACCACCGGTTGTGTTTAGAATACGGCGTTCCCACCGCTGCCGACGGCGCCCGTCAACACCTTGTCGTTTTGGCCATGGGTAAGCTTGGCGGCCGCGAACTCAATTTTTCTTCGGATATCGATCTGATGTTTGCCTATCCCCAAGCCGGAGAAACAAAAGGCCGCGCAACGTCGATCAGCAATGAGGATTTTTTTGTGCGTCTTTGCCGGCGCCTGATCAATGTCATCGGCGCAACCACTTCCGATGGTTTGGTCTTTAGTGTCGATCTTCGTCTGCGGCCCTATGGCGAAAGCGGTCCTTTGGTCATGAGTTTTGACGCTCTGGAGTCATACCTGCAGATGCAGGGGCGGGAATGGGAACGTTACGCCTGGATCAAAGCAAGGGTAATCGCCGGAGACAAAGCGGCCGGCGGCCGCCTGCTGGAAAGGCTTAAACCTTTCGTGTATCGCCGGTATCTGGACTTCGGCGTCTTTGAATCTTTAAGAGATATGAAACAGAAAATTGCCGCCGAAGTTAAGCGCAAAGGAATGAAAAACAACGTCAAGTTAGGCCCCGGGGGAATCCGCGAGATAGAATTTTTCGGCCAGATCTTTCAACTCGTCCGGGGCGGCGTGACGCCCGGACTCCAACAACGAAGCATCCAAAAAGTATTGAAATTTCTTGCCGAGGAAAACTTAATCACACCCGCTGTATGCCATCAGCTTACCCAGGCCTACGAATTCTTGCGAAACACCGAGCACCGTTTGCAGGAATTTTCCGATCACCAGACCCATAAACTCCCGACGGCACCTTTAGAAAGAGAACGTCTGGCCGCTTCCTTGGGATTTGAGAACTGGGAAGCGTTTGCTCAGCATTTAAGAACATGCCTGCAACACGTACATGCGCAGTTTAATACGCTGCTGCAACCCAGGGATTCGGAGACTGCAAAGGATCAAGGCCAAGAAAAAAACTATGAATTGAAATCACTATGGCTGGGGCTGATCGAAAATGAACCCGGCCATATGGTCTTGTCTGATATCGGTTTTGACAAACCCGATGAGGTGCTCACACTGCTCGAACATTTGCGCCGGCATCCGTCAACCCGGGCGCTTTCCAACGAAGGCAAAAAGCGTCTCGACAACCTGATTCCGCTGGTGCTGCAAGAAACAGGCGCGTCGGATAAACCGCTGCCGGTACTGAACCGCATCATCGAACTGGTCAAAGCCATACAGCAGCGTACCTGCTACCTGGCTCTGCTCCTGGAAAACCCAAGTGCCCTGGCTCATCTGGTCCGGCTGGCTGCGGCCAGTCCCTGGATCGTCTCTTTTCTGGCGCGCCACCCCGTACTTCTTGATGAACTGTTAGATCCCCGCACGCTCTATGCACCTCCGCAAAGACAAGAACTGGAGCATGAAGTTCGAAAATACCTTGATCGGGCCCCTACCCATGACCTTGAGCATCAGATTCAGGAACTGTGTATTTTTAAACATGTCAACATCTTACGTGTAGCTGTCGCCGATGTCACCGGGGCCTTGCCCCTGATGCGAACCAGTGAC contains:
- a CDS encoding M48 family metalloprotease; translated protein: MQNSPLDFFYRHTISRREFLWLTSISAAGVLAGCAANPVTGESQLMLVSENKEIQIDKQQSPHQFSSDYGTLQDKALNDYIDQTGKRIAAHTHRPQMPYSFRGVNATYVNAYAFPGGSIAATRGILLALDNEAELAALLGHELGHVNARHTAEQMSKGVLTNAILGGISAYAGAKSATLGKLASQLGMFGAGALLASYSRDNEREADALGLEYMSQTGYNADGFVGLMDMLRNMSKHKPGAIELMFATHPMSDERYETAVEAVGNQYRFTKTFPLHRDRYMDHTAKLRASKGAIEEMQKGEKAMAEEKYSQAEDHFKTALKQAPDDYAGLLMMSKCLLAQKKDAEAKQFAEKAQQVYPQEAQAYHLSGFAQLRLKAFDSAYQEFTEYEKLLPGNPNTLFFKGYSLEGLQRIEKAANEYYQYLQIVNQGQQAQHAYQRLVQWGYIKPRPK
- the glnE gene encoding bifunctional [glutamate--ammonia ligase]-adenylyl-L-tyrosine phosphorylase/[glutamate--ammonia-ligase] adenylyltransferase, encoding MNHLPSALLADAEKKWEAFVAAAKRANITPPDDPEFIAVAKRVFVFSDFVAKSCLRCPELLNDLIASTDLQRPYHPQNYSQKLEASLSNLPDAEDDAGLGNILRRIRLREMVRIAWRDLSGRADLAETMADLSDFADACVQQALALLYHRLCLEYGVPTAADGARQHLVVLAMGKLGGRELNFSSDIDLMFAYPQAGETKGRATSISNEDFFVRLCRRLINVIGATTSDGLVFSVDLRLRPYGESGPLVMSFDALESYLQMQGREWERYAWIKARVIAGDKAAGGRLLERLKPFVYRRYLDFGVFESLRDMKQKIAAEVKRKGMKNNVKLGPGGIREIEFFGQIFQLVRGGVTPGLQQRSIQKVLKFLAEENLITPAVCHQLTQAYEFLRNTEHRLQEFSDHQTHKLPTAPLERERLAASLGFENWEAFAQHLRTCLQHVHAQFNTLLQPRDSETAKDQGQEKNYELKSLWLGLIENEPGHMVLSDIGFDKPDEVLTLLEHLRRHPSTRALSNEGKKRLDNLIPLVLQETGASDKPLPVLNRIIELVKAIQQRTCYLALLLENPSALAHLVRLAAASPWIVSFLARHPVLLDELLDPRTLYAPPQRQELEHEVRKYLDRAPTHDLEHQIQELCIFKHVNILRVAVADVTGALPLMRTSDHLTDIAETILDQVLELAWNHLIAKHGIPTCLLDGKSCERGFAVIAYGKLGGIELGYDSDLDLVFLHAGTEGQTKGGARPIDNAQFFARLGQRVIHILTARTAAGTLYETDMRLRPSGSSGILVSHIEAFRDYQSTKAWTWEHQALVRARFIRGDANLIKPFEHIRNLVLARPRDKKTLQQEVVSMRRRMRKEHLTPEPEVFDLKQDGGGIVDIEFLVQYLVLLRSHEYHELLRWTDNVRMLETLIETGIIEDHTGRLLKKAYLAYRLAAHRLSLQEKPAKVPADRFCDLRKNVQKIWDAFLGK